Proteins from one Gasterosteus aculeatus chromosome 11, fGasAcu3.hap1.1, whole genome shotgun sequence genomic window:
- the pdxdc1 gene encoding pyridoxal-dependent decarboxylase domain-containing protein 1 isoform X3, with amino-acid sequence MLPEPLFHNLSPINPGIVILEYARAISRMQHVGEQGHMALLGHSLAAYISVLDRERLRKLTTRILSDTTLWLCRLFRYENGSAYFHEDDRDGLVKVCRLVINARYEEYASEGYSVLGSRQPVIYQSASGRPGLGQHLCSQLGLPLSSLCTVPCNTIFGSQHQMDIALLDKLIKEDIEARKLPLLLVANAGTPGAGHTDKLARLKDLCDQYSMWLHVEGVNLATLALGQVTSAIMAASRSDSMTLTPGQWLGLPAVTAVTLYRHENPALSLAAGLTSSQPVAKLRALPLWLSLQYLGHSGIVQKIRHSTALTQQLLPKLKTLASIKTLVEDELSSPVVLFRFSQEISSASSGGSVEGHCAGEKEVLDAFNRWLGEQLLQLVPTSGVDVVELEDEGTCVRFSPLLTAEVLGTQEENIVDIMEKLSELVSVMYSTMCLRQDFREESHRHSPSLSYVQQLSWPGLGAVRYEPRAEGMDESRRKQEMQKINSELLKKLQDLETDIIFSAGPEFGTEEDCIFVGMVTEDVDVSELVDTLASLGRDIEESGRLLDNMTEVVRKGILEAELQLQKANEEKLMEEGALRQLPLVGSVLNWFSPSQSSIKGRTFNLAAGSLDSTETTYSTKAQPGRPSLQDSSTSLRKQPGQRLFRRSGAGSDSFSETSSIGPAEETTRDTSAIPSESINPPASHPVVEEDPHTASVVVPGYIQETGQVQLEDGGASEERVPDGQEVEQSGE; translated from the exons ATGCTCCCTGAACCACTCTTTCACAATTTGAGCCCGATTAATCCTGGCATTGTCATCTTGGAATATGCCCGTGCCATCAG TAGGATGCAGCATGTGGGTGAACAGGGTCACATGGCCTTGCTGGGTCACAGCCTAGCCGCTTACATCTCGGTGTTGGACAGAGAGAGGCTGAGGAAGCTGACGACCCGGATCCTGTCTGACACCACATTGTGGCTGTGCAGACTGTTCAG GTATGAGAACGGGTCAGCCTACTTTCATGAGGATGACCGGGATGGCCTGGTTAAAGTGTGTCGGCTGGTCATTAATGCCCGTTATGAAGAATATGCCTCTGAGGGCTATTCAGTCCTCGGCTCCAGACAGCCAGTCATCTACCAGAGTGCCTCCGGCAGACCTGGTCTGGGGCAGCATCTGTGCAGCCAG CTTGGCCTGCCTCTCTCGAGTCTTTGCACAGTCCCATGCAACACCATCTTTGGATCACAACACCAAATG GATATTGCCCTGTTGGACAAATTAATCAAAGAGGACATCGAAGCCAGAAAGCTTCCGTTGCTTTTAGTTGCCAATGCAG GTACACCAGGGGCAGGACATACAGACAAGTTGGCTCGTCTAAAGGACCTGTGTGATCAGTACAGCATGTGGCTCCATGTGGAGGG AGTCAACCTGGCAACCCTGGCACTGGGTCAGGTCACCTCTGCTATCATG gCAGCCAGCAGGAGTGACAGTATGACACTGACACCAGGTCAGTGGTTGGGACTCCCTGCTGTTACTGCGGTCACCCTCTACAGACATGAAAACCCAGCACTG TCTCTGGCTGCAGGTTTGACCTCCAGCCAGCCGGTGGCGAAGCTGCGAGCACTGCCTCTCTGGCTCTCCCTGCAGTACCTCGGTCACAGTGGAATTGTCCAGAAGATCAGACATTCCACCGCTCTG ACCCAGCAACTTCTGCCAAAGCTAAAAACTCTTGCCTCCATCAAAACCTTG GTGGAGGACGAACTCAGCTCTCCTGTGGTGCTTTTCAGGTTTTCCCAGGAAATTAGTTCTG CATCCAGCGGGGGCTCAGTGGAAGGTCACTGTGCTGGGGAAAAAGAGGTGCTTGATGCCTTCAACAGATGG CTGGGTGAACAACTGCTTCAGTTAGTTCCCACCAGTGGGGTGGATGTGGTGGAGCTTGAGGACGAGGGTACATGTGTTCGCTTCAGTCCCCTCCTGACTGCTGAAG TTCTGGGGACCCAAGAGGAGAACATCGTGGACATAATGGAGAAGCTGTCCGAGCTGGTGTCTGTGATGTACTCCACAATGTGCCTGAGACAGGACTTCAGAGAGGAATCCCACCGAcactctccctcgctctcctacGTACAGCAGCTTAGCTGGCCTGGCCTTGGTGCTGTCCG GTATGAGCCTCGGGCTGAAGGAATGGAtgagagcaggaggaagcaggagatgCAGAAAATCAACAGTGAGCTGCTGAAGAAACTACAAGACCTTGAGACTGACATCATATTTTCCGCGG gCCCTGAGTTTGGGACAGAGGAGGACTGTATCTTTGTTGGTATGGTCACTGAGGACGTTGATGTTTCAGAGTTGGTGGATACCTTGGCTTCCCTCGGGAGAGATATAGAGGAGAGTGGAAGG CTGCTGGACAACATGACGGAGGTGGTGAGGAAAGGTATCCTGGAGGCAGAGCTGCAGCTGCAAAAAGCCAATGAGGAGAAACTCATGgaagag gGAGCGCTGAGACAGCTTCCTCTGGTTGGCTCGGTGTTGAACTGGTTCTCTCCATCTCAAAGCTCCATCAAGGGCCGGACCTTCAACTTGGCTGCAG GTTCCCTGGACTCCACAGAGACAACTTACTCTACCAAGGCCCAACCAGGGAGGCCGTCCCTGCAAGACAGTTCCACCTCATTAAGGAAACAACCAG GTCAGAGGTTATTCCGGCGCTCGGGGGCGGGCTCTGACTCCTTCAGTGAAACTTCCTCCATCGGCCCAGCTGAGGAGACAACCAGGGACACGAGTGCCATTCCCAGCGAAAGCATCAACCCCCCAGCCTCTCATCCGGTGGTAGAGGAGGACCCACACACTGCAAGTGTTGTCGTACCAGGGTATATCCAGGAGACTGGGCAGGTGCAGCTGGAGGATGGCGGGGCTTCAGAAGAGAGGGTGCCTGATGGCCAAGAGGTGGAGCAAAGTGGGGAATAG
- the pdxdc1 gene encoding pyridoxal-dependent decarboxylase domain-containing protein 1 isoform X4 yields MLPEPLFHNLSPINPGIVILEYARAIRMQHVGEQGHMALLGHSLAAYISVLDRERLRKLTTRILSDTTLWLCRLFRYENGSAYFHEDDRDGLVKVCRLVINARYEEYASEGYSVLGSRQPVIYQSASGRPGLGQHLCSQLGLPLSSLCTVPCNTIFGSQHQMDIALLDKLIKEDIEARKLPLLLVANAGTPGAGHTDKLARLKDLCDQYSMWLHVEGVNLATLALGQVTSAIMAASRSDSMTLTPGQWLGLPAVTAVTLYRHENPALSLAAGLTSSQPVAKLRALPLWLSLQYLGHSGIVQKIRHSTALTQQLLPKLKTLASIKTLVEDELSSPVVLFRFSQEISSASSGGSVEGHCAGEKEVLDAFNRWLGEQLLQLVPTSGVDVVELEDEGTCVRFSPLLTAEVLGTQEENIVDIMEKLSELVSVMYSTMCLRQDFREESHRHSPSLSYVQQLSWPGLGAVRYEPRAEGMDESRRKQEMQKINSELLKKLQDLETDIIFSAGPEFGTEEDCIFVGMVTEDVDVSELVDTLASLGRDIEESGRLLDNMTEVVRKGILEAELQLQKANEEKLMEEGALRQLPLVGSVLNWFSPSQSSIKGRTFNLAAGSLDSTETTYSTKAQPGRPSLQDSSTSLRKQPGQRLFRRSGAGSDSFSETSSIGPAEETTRDTSAIPSESINPPASHPVVEEDPHTASVVVPGYIQETGQVQLEDGGASEERVPDGQEVEQSGE; encoded by the exons ATGCTCCCTGAACCACTCTTTCACAATTTGAGCCCGATTAATCCTGGCATTGTCATCTTGGAATATGCCCGTGCCATCAG GATGCAGCATGTGGGTGAACAGGGTCACATGGCCTTGCTGGGTCACAGCCTAGCCGCTTACATCTCGGTGTTGGACAGAGAGAGGCTGAGGAAGCTGACGACCCGGATCCTGTCTGACACCACATTGTGGCTGTGCAGACTGTTCAG GTATGAGAACGGGTCAGCCTACTTTCATGAGGATGACCGGGATGGCCTGGTTAAAGTGTGTCGGCTGGTCATTAATGCCCGTTATGAAGAATATGCCTCTGAGGGCTATTCAGTCCTCGGCTCCAGACAGCCAGTCATCTACCAGAGTGCCTCCGGCAGACCTGGTCTGGGGCAGCATCTGTGCAGCCAG CTTGGCCTGCCTCTCTCGAGTCTTTGCACAGTCCCATGCAACACCATCTTTGGATCACAACACCAAATG GATATTGCCCTGTTGGACAAATTAATCAAAGAGGACATCGAAGCCAGAAAGCTTCCGTTGCTTTTAGTTGCCAATGCAG GTACACCAGGGGCAGGACATACAGACAAGTTGGCTCGTCTAAAGGACCTGTGTGATCAGTACAGCATGTGGCTCCATGTGGAGGG AGTCAACCTGGCAACCCTGGCACTGGGTCAGGTCACCTCTGCTATCATG gCAGCCAGCAGGAGTGACAGTATGACACTGACACCAGGTCAGTGGTTGGGACTCCCTGCTGTTACTGCGGTCACCCTCTACAGACATGAAAACCCAGCACTG TCTCTGGCTGCAGGTTTGACCTCCAGCCAGCCGGTGGCGAAGCTGCGAGCACTGCCTCTCTGGCTCTCCCTGCAGTACCTCGGTCACAGTGGAATTGTCCAGAAGATCAGACATTCCACCGCTCTG ACCCAGCAACTTCTGCCAAAGCTAAAAACTCTTGCCTCCATCAAAACCTTG GTGGAGGACGAACTCAGCTCTCCTGTGGTGCTTTTCAGGTTTTCCCAGGAAATTAGTTCTG CATCCAGCGGGGGCTCAGTGGAAGGTCACTGTGCTGGGGAAAAAGAGGTGCTTGATGCCTTCAACAGATGG CTGGGTGAACAACTGCTTCAGTTAGTTCCCACCAGTGGGGTGGATGTGGTGGAGCTTGAGGACGAGGGTACATGTGTTCGCTTCAGTCCCCTCCTGACTGCTGAAG TTCTGGGGACCCAAGAGGAGAACATCGTGGACATAATGGAGAAGCTGTCCGAGCTGGTGTCTGTGATGTACTCCACAATGTGCCTGAGACAGGACTTCAGAGAGGAATCCCACCGAcactctccctcgctctcctacGTACAGCAGCTTAGCTGGCCTGGCCTTGGTGCTGTCCG GTATGAGCCTCGGGCTGAAGGAATGGAtgagagcaggaggaagcaggagatgCAGAAAATCAACAGTGAGCTGCTGAAGAAACTACAAGACCTTGAGACTGACATCATATTTTCCGCGG gCCCTGAGTTTGGGACAGAGGAGGACTGTATCTTTGTTGGTATGGTCACTGAGGACGTTGATGTTTCAGAGTTGGTGGATACCTTGGCTTCCCTCGGGAGAGATATAGAGGAGAGTGGAAGG CTGCTGGACAACATGACGGAGGTGGTGAGGAAAGGTATCCTGGAGGCAGAGCTGCAGCTGCAAAAAGCCAATGAGGAGAAACTCATGgaagag gGAGCGCTGAGACAGCTTCCTCTGGTTGGCTCGGTGTTGAACTGGTTCTCTCCATCTCAAAGCTCCATCAAGGGCCGGACCTTCAACTTGGCTGCAG GTTCCCTGGACTCCACAGAGACAACTTACTCTACCAAGGCCCAACCAGGGAGGCCGTCCCTGCAAGACAGTTCCACCTCATTAAGGAAACAACCAG GTCAGAGGTTATTCCGGCGCTCGGGGGCGGGCTCTGACTCCTTCAGTGAAACTTCCTCCATCGGCCCAGCTGAGGAGACAACCAGGGACACGAGTGCCATTCCCAGCGAAAGCATCAACCCCCCAGCCTCTCATCCGGTGGTAGAGGAGGACCCACACACTGCAAGTGTTGTCGTACCAGGGTATATCCAGGAGACTGGGCAGGTGCAGCTGGAGGATGGCGGGGCTTCAGAAGAGAGGGTGCCTGATGGCCAAGAGGTGGAGCAAAGTGGGGAATAG
- the pdxdc1 gene encoding pyridoxal-dependent decarboxylase domain-containing protein 1 isoform X2: protein MMVNSTFTQVGKNLSEAMRILGDGQIEPEAGPVKWRFNRTTIPGPLQGDGQDVATILHLVHNLIHDEEEEEDKPSQQMQHVGEQGHMALLGHSLAAYISVLDRERLRKLTTRILSDTTLWLCRLFRYENGSAYFHEDDRDGLVKVCRLVINARYEEYASEGYSVLGSRQPVIYQSASGRPGLGQHLCSQLGLPLSSLCTVPCNTIFGSQHQMDIALLDKLIKEDIEARKLPLLLVANAGTPGAGHTDKLARLKDLCDQYSMWLHVEGVNLATLALGQVTSAIMAASRSDSMTLTPGQWLGLPAVTAVTLYRHENPALSLAAGLTSSQPVAKLRALPLWLSLQYLGHSGIVQKIRHSTALTQQLLPKLKTLASIKTLVEDELSSPVVLFRFSQEISSASSGGSVEGHCAGEKEVLDAFNRWLGEQLLQLVPTSGVDVVELEDEGTCVRFSPLLTAEVLGTQEENIVDIMEKLSELVSVMYSTMCLRQDFREESHRHSPSLSYVQQLSWPGLGAVRYEPRAEGMDESRRKQEMQKINSELLKKLQDLETDIIFSAGPEFGTEEDCIFVGMVTEDVDVSELVDTLASLGRDIEESGRLLDNMTEVVRKGILEAELQLQKANEEKLMEEGALRQLPLVGSVLNWFSPSQSSIKGRTFNLAAGSLDSTETTYSTKAQPGRPSLQDSSTSLRKQPGQRLFRRSGAGSDSFSETSSIGPAEETTRDTSAIPSESINPPASHPVVEEDPHTASVVVPGYIQETGQVQLEDGGASEERVPDGQEVEQSGE from the exons aTGATGGTGAACTCAACATTTACTCAGGTGGGAAAGAATCTGAGTGAAGCCATGAGAATCCTTGGAGACGGACAGAT AGAGCCAGAGGCAGGACCAGTGAAGTGGCGCTTcaacagaaccaccatcccaggacccctgcagggaga CGGTCAGGATGTTGCCACTATACTGCACCTGGTTCACAATCTCATTcatgatgaggaagaggaggaggacaagccAAGTCAACA GATGCAGCATGTGGGTGAACAGGGTCACATGGCCTTGCTGGGTCACAGCCTAGCCGCTTACATCTCGGTGTTGGACAGAGAGAGGCTGAGGAAGCTGACGACCCGGATCCTGTCTGACACCACATTGTGGCTGTGCAGACTGTTCAG GTATGAGAACGGGTCAGCCTACTTTCATGAGGATGACCGGGATGGCCTGGTTAAAGTGTGTCGGCTGGTCATTAATGCCCGTTATGAAGAATATGCCTCTGAGGGCTATTCAGTCCTCGGCTCCAGACAGCCAGTCATCTACCAGAGTGCCTCCGGCAGACCTGGTCTGGGGCAGCATCTGTGCAGCCAG CTTGGCCTGCCTCTCTCGAGTCTTTGCACAGTCCCATGCAACACCATCTTTGGATCACAACACCAAATG GATATTGCCCTGTTGGACAAATTAATCAAAGAGGACATCGAAGCCAGAAAGCTTCCGTTGCTTTTAGTTGCCAATGCAG GTACACCAGGGGCAGGACATACAGACAAGTTGGCTCGTCTAAAGGACCTGTGTGATCAGTACAGCATGTGGCTCCATGTGGAGGG AGTCAACCTGGCAACCCTGGCACTGGGTCAGGTCACCTCTGCTATCATG gCAGCCAGCAGGAGTGACAGTATGACACTGACACCAGGTCAGTGGTTGGGACTCCCTGCTGTTACTGCGGTCACCCTCTACAGACATGAAAACCCAGCACTG TCTCTGGCTGCAGGTTTGACCTCCAGCCAGCCGGTGGCGAAGCTGCGAGCACTGCCTCTCTGGCTCTCCCTGCAGTACCTCGGTCACAGTGGAATTGTCCAGAAGATCAGACATTCCACCGCTCTG ACCCAGCAACTTCTGCCAAAGCTAAAAACTCTTGCCTCCATCAAAACCTTG GTGGAGGACGAACTCAGCTCTCCTGTGGTGCTTTTCAGGTTTTCCCAGGAAATTAGTTCTG CATCCAGCGGGGGCTCAGTGGAAGGTCACTGTGCTGGGGAAAAAGAGGTGCTTGATGCCTTCAACAGATGG CTGGGTGAACAACTGCTTCAGTTAGTTCCCACCAGTGGGGTGGATGTGGTGGAGCTTGAGGACGAGGGTACATGTGTTCGCTTCAGTCCCCTCCTGACTGCTGAAG TTCTGGGGACCCAAGAGGAGAACATCGTGGACATAATGGAGAAGCTGTCCGAGCTGGTGTCTGTGATGTACTCCACAATGTGCCTGAGACAGGACTTCAGAGAGGAATCCCACCGAcactctccctcgctctcctacGTACAGCAGCTTAGCTGGCCTGGCCTTGGTGCTGTCCG GTATGAGCCTCGGGCTGAAGGAATGGAtgagagcaggaggaagcaggagatgCAGAAAATCAACAGTGAGCTGCTGAAGAAACTACAAGACCTTGAGACTGACATCATATTTTCCGCGG gCCCTGAGTTTGGGACAGAGGAGGACTGTATCTTTGTTGGTATGGTCACTGAGGACGTTGATGTTTCAGAGTTGGTGGATACCTTGGCTTCCCTCGGGAGAGATATAGAGGAGAGTGGAAGG CTGCTGGACAACATGACGGAGGTGGTGAGGAAAGGTATCCTGGAGGCAGAGCTGCAGCTGCAAAAAGCCAATGAGGAGAAACTCATGgaagag gGAGCGCTGAGACAGCTTCCTCTGGTTGGCTCGGTGTTGAACTGGTTCTCTCCATCTCAAAGCTCCATCAAGGGCCGGACCTTCAACTTGGCTGCAG GTTCCCTGGACTCCACAGAGACAACTTACTCTACCAAGGCCCAACCAGGGAGGCCGTCCCTGCAAGACAGTTCCACCTCATTAAGGAAACAACCAG GTCAGAGGTTATTCCGGCGCTCGGGGGCGGGCTCTGACTCCTTCAGTGAAACTTCCTCCATCGGCCCAGCTGAGGAGACAACCAGGGACACGAGTGCCATTCCCAGCGAAAGCATCAACCCCCCAGCCTCTCATCCGGTGGTAGAGGAGGACCCACACACTGCAAGTGTTGTCGTACCAGGGTATATCCAGGAGACTGGGCAGGTGCAGCTGGAGGATGGCGGGGCTTCAGAAGAGAGGGTGCCTGATGGCCAAGAGGTGGAGCAAAGTGGGGAATAG
- the pdxdc1 gene encoding pyridoxal-dependent decarboxylase domain-containing protein 1 isoform X1, which yields MMVNSTFTQVGKNLSEAMRILGDGQIEPEAGPVKWRFNRTTIPGPLQGDGQDVATILHLVHNLIHDEEEEEDKPSQHRMQHVGEQGHMALLGHSLAAYISVLDRERLRKLTTRILSDTTLWLCRLFRYENGSAYFHEDDRDGLVKVCRLVINARYEEYASEGYSVLGSRQPVIYQSASGRPGLGQHLCSQLGLPLSSLCTVPCNTIFGSQHQMDIALLDKLIKEDIEARKLPLLLVANAGTPGAGHTDKLARLKDLCDQYSMWLHVEGVNLATLALGQVTSAIMAASRSDSMTLTPGQWLGLPAVTAVTLYRHENPALSLAAGLTSSQPVAKLRALPLWLSLQYLGHSGIVQKIRHSTALTQQLLPKLKTLASIKTLVEDELSSPVVLFRFSQEISSASSGGSVEGHCAGEKEVLDAFNRWLGEQLLQLVPTSGVDVVELEDEGTCVRFSPLLTAEVLGTQEENIVDIMEKLSELVSVMYSTMCLRQDFREESHRHSPSLSYVQQLSWPGLGAVRYEPRAEGMDESRRKQEMQKINSELLKKLQDLETDIIFSAGPEFGTEEDCIFVGMVTEDVDVSELVDTLASLGRDIEESGRLLDNMTEVVRKGILEAELQLQKANEEKLMEEGALRQLPLVGSVLNWFSPSQSSIKGRTFNLAAGSLDSTETTYSTKAQPGRPSLQDSSTSLRKQPGQRLFRRSGAGSDSFSETSSIGPAEETTRDTSAIPSESINPPASHPVVEEDPHTASVVVPGYIQETGQVQLEDGGASEERVPDGQEVEQSGE from the exons aTGATGGTGAACTCAACATTTACTCAGGTGGGAAAGAATCTGAGTGAAGCCATGAGAATCCTTGGAGACGGACAGAT AGAGCCAGAGGCAGGACCAGTGAAGTGGCGCTTcaacagaaccaccatcccaggacccctgcagggaga CGGTCAGGATGTTGCCACTATACTGCACCTGGTTCACAATCTCATTcatgatgaggaagaggaggaggacaagccAAGTCAACA TAGGATGCAGCATGTGGGTGAACAGGGTCACATGGCCTTGCTGGGTCACAGCCTAGCCGCTTACATCTCGGTGTTGGACAGAGAGAGGCTGAGGAAGCTGACGACCCGGATCCTGTCTGACACCACATTGTGGCTGTGCAGACTGTTCAG GTATGAGAACGGGTCAGCCTACTTTCATGAGGATGACCGGGATGGCCTGGTTAAAGTGTGTCGGCTGGTCATTAATGCCCGTTATGAAGAATATGCCTCTGAGGGCTATTCAGTCCTCGGCTCCAGACAGCCAGTCATCTACCAGAGTGCCTCCGGCAGACCTGGTCTGGGGCAGCATCTGTGCAGCCAG CTTGGCCTGCCTCTCTCGAGTCTTTGCACAGTCCCATGCAACACCATCTTTGGATCACAACACCAAATG GATATTGCCCTGTTGGACAAATTAATCAAAGAGGACATCGAAGCCAGAAAGCTTCCGTTGCTTTTAGTTGCCAATGCAG GTACACCAGGGGCAGGACATACAGACAAGTTGGCTCGTCTAAAGGACCTGTGTGATCAGTACAGCATGTGGCTCCATGTGGAGGG AGTCAACCTGGCAACCCTGGCACTGGGTCAGGTCACCTCTGCTATCATG gCAGCCAGCAGGAGTGACAGTATGACACTGACACCAGGTCAGTGGTTGGGACTCCCTGCTGTTACTGCGGTCACCCTCTACAGACATGAAAACCCAGCACTG TCTCTGGCTGCAGGTTTGACCTCCAGCCAGCCGGTGGCGAAGCTGCGAGCACTGCCTCTCTGGCTCTCCCTGCAGTACCTCGGTCACAGTGGAATTGTCCAGAAGATCAGACATTCCACCGCTCTG ACCCAGCAACTTCTGCCAAAGCTAAAAACTCTTGCCTCCATCAAAACCTTG GTGGAGGACGAACTCAGCTCTCCTGTGGTGCTTTTCAGGTTTTCCCAGGAAATTAGTTCTG CATCCAGCGGGGGCTCAGTGGAAGGTCACTGTGCTGGGGAAAAAGAGGTGCTTGATGCCTTCAACAGATGG CTGGGTGAACAACTGCTTCAGTTAGTTCCCACCAGTGGGGTGGATGTGGTGGAGCTTGAGGACGAGGGTACATGTGTTCGCTTCAGTCCCCTCCTGACTGCTGAAG TTCTGGGGACCCAAGAGGAGAACATCGTGGACATAATGGAGAAGCTGTCCGAGCTGGTGTCTGTGATGTACTCCACAATGTGCCTGAGACAGGACTTCAGAGAGGAATCCCACCGAcactctccctcgctctcctacGTACAGCAGCTTAGCTGGCCTGGCCTTGGTGCTGTCCG GTATGAGCCTCGGGCTGAAGGAATGGAtgagagcaggaggaagcaggagatgCAGAAAATCAACAGTGAGCTGCTGAAGAAACTACAAGACCTTGAGACTGACATCATATTTTCCGCGG gCCCTGAGTTTGGGACAGAGGAGGACTGTATCTTTGTTGGTATGGTCACTGAGGACGTTGATGTTTCAGAGTTGGTGGATACCTTGGCTTCCCTCGGGAGAGATATAGAGGAGAGTGGAAGG CTGCTGGACAACATGACGGAGGTGGTGAGGAAAGGTATCCTGGAGGCAGAGCTGCAGCTGCAAAAAGCCAATGAGGAGAAACTCATGgaagag gGAGCGCTGAGACAGCTTCCTCTGGTTGGCTCGGTGTTGAACTGGTTCTCTCCATCTCAAAGCTCCATCAAGGGCCGGACCTTCAACTTGGCTGCAG GTTCCCTGGACTCCACAGAGACAACTTACTCTACCAAGGCCCAACCAGGGAGGCCGTCCCTGCAAGACAGTTCCACCTCATTAAGGAAACAACCAG GTCAGAGGTTATTCCGGCGCTCGGGGGCGGGCTCTGACTCCTTCAGTGAAACTTCCTCCATCGGCCCAGCTGAGGAGACAACCAGGGACACGAGTGCCATTCCCAGCGAAAGCATCAACCCCCCAGCCTCTCATCCGGTGGTAGAGGAGGACCCACACACTGCAAGTGTTGTCGTACCAGGGTATATCCAGGAGACTGGGCAGGTGCAGCTGGAGGATGGCGGGGCTTCAGAAGAGAGGGTGCCTGATGGCCAAGAGGTGGAGCAAAGTGGGGAATAG